In Shewanella sp. VB17, a single genomic region encodes these proteins:
- a CDS encoding serine/threonine protein kinase produces MSQGSGFHYQSLTPDLILDAIESLGIYPETGLLPLNSYENRVYQFRCDRSIRYVVKFYRPERWSNVQIQEEHDFSQALFDEEIPVATPVIINGHSLHEYKGFRFALFPSLGGRSFEVDNLEHLEATGRFIGRIHQFSQQKKFTHRDLVNPQVLGDESLLWLKGSGHVPPSLALPYFTIVEQVLDKSKEIWSKQNPKHIRLHGDLHPGNILWTPDGPGFVDLDDARTGPAIQDLWMMITGDRPQKLLQLEILLEAYEEFCDFDAKELQLIEPLRAMRMLHYNAWLSRRWDDPAFPMNFPWYGEEKYWEGQILSFKEQLAVLNEPPLTLTPSY; encoded by the coding sequence ATGAGCCAAGGTTCGGGTTTTCATTATCAGTCATTAACGCCTGATTTAATTTTAGATGCTATAGAAAGTCTGGGTATTTACCCTGAAACAGGTTTGTTGCCACTCAATAGCTATGAGAATAGGGTATACCAATTTCGTTGCGATCGTAGTATCCGTTATGTCGTCAAGTTTTACCGCCCAGAACGCTGGAGTAATGTACAGATCCAGGAGGAACACGATTTCTCTCAAGCTTTATTTGATGAAGAGATCCCCGTAGCAACGCCTGTGATCATTAATGGTCATTCTTTACATGAATATAAAGGCTTTCGATTTGCTCTTTTCCCTTCTTTAGGAGGGCGTTCATTTGAGGTTGATAACTTAGAGCACCTTGAAGCGACAGGACGCTTTATTGGACGTATACATCAATTTTCGCAACAGAAAAAGTTTACTCACCGTGACTTGGTTAATCCGCAAGTATTAGGAGATGAATCTTTATTATGGCTAAAGGGATCTGGACATGTTCCTCCTTCTCTTGCTTTGCCATATTTTACAATTGTTGAACAGGTGTTGGATAAGTCGAAAGAGATTTGGAGTAAACAAAACCCTAAACATATTCGTTTGCATGGCGATCTTCATCCTGGCAATATTCTGTGGACGCCTGATGGCCCAGGATTTGTAGATCTTGATGATGCACGTACAGGTCCTGCGATTCAAGACTTATGGATGATGATCACCGGAGATAGACCACAAAAATTACTCCAGTTGGAGATTTTGCTTGAGGCTTACGAAGAATTTTGTGATTTTGATGCCAAAGAACTTCAACTCATTGAGCCATTAAGAGCCATGCGTATGCTGCATTATAATGCTTGGCTTAGTCGTCGTTGGGATGATCCTGCTTTTCCGATGAATTTTCCATGGTATGGCGAAGAGAAGTATTGGGAAGGGCAGATCTTGTCGTTTAAGGAACAACTTGCGGTACTAAATGAGCCACCATTAACACTAACACCGAGTTATTAA
- a CDS encoding DUF3630 family protein, whose amino-acid sequence MKLDSILLIPESNSLSIQAKIDFEAFELFAEPLAVAIDAKVIERQWGADRYQWLLEFEGTYIQLNYEFYGDVCWLSVEQNDDFEVLEFLANLLGRHT is encoded by the coding sequence ATGAAGTTAGATTCAATACTACTCATCCCAGAGTCGAATAGTTTATCTATTCAAGCAAAAATAGACTTTGAGGCATTTGAGTTATTTGCAGAGCCATTAGCTGTGGCGATAGACGCAAAGGTCATAGAGCGTCAATGGGGCGCGGATAGATACCAATGGTTGCTTGAATTCGAAGGTACATATATACAGCTCAATTATGAATTTTATGGTGATGTTTGCTGGTTATCCGTTGAGCAAAATGATGATTTTGAAGTGCTAGAGTTTCTGGCTAATTTGTTGGGGCGACACACATGA
- a CDS encoding S9 family peptidase translates to MRKLTRLSMLAAITTSIFASSSSIATTARTHTITIDDFFNIGGMSHVQLSPNGEHAMWLESRWDKDLDKSQQDLWLLDTKSQLPKRMTFTNESESSPQWSPDGQYIYYLRKVKQDQTKVPHKEKPQIFRLSVNGGDNQPMTTEIDGITHFQLSNDGKNLYFLTTKTIQDKDEWASMRTAHSTPKYGHGERKTNPLYQLDLQHFKQQLLLDDDKVVWDFKVSPDGSKIARITTNDNELVHLEGWSDIEIFNTKTQASSTLIDTQWRDKAPSPYGWLLGLAWQDNSTDLAFRIDFDGHPGQLYIANTTALDKPALEIKPSGDVTLHSSDIKWRPNSHEICYRGADHGRIKLFCTEIDDNKQKETRNVIQGDRVIGSYSFTHDGKKVAFSHNGLDHFADMFIADANSQHTSPKRLSHINPQVDSWKLPQISIVKWTAPDGTQIEGILDLPADYTKEEGPLPLIVQLHGGPTAATPYALQHRSYGRSTFTANGWALLSPNYRGSTGYGNKFITDLIGQEHVIEVNDIMSGVDHLIAKGIVDGDKMAVMGWSNGGYLTNAIISTNQRFKAASSGAGVFDQNLQWMLEDTPGHVVNFMQGLPWEKPDAYRHGSSLSHADKIKTPTLIHIGEKDQRVPLGHAQGLYRALKHYLNVPVELVVYPEEAHGLSQYQHKKAKMEWDQKWFNHYTLGKEIN, encoded by the coding sequence ATGAGAAAACTAACTCGCCTCAGTATGTTGGCTGCTATCACCACCAGCATATTCGCATCAAGCTCATCAATTGCAACGACCGCAAGAACTCACACCATCACCATCGATGATTTTTTCAATATTGGTGGAATGAGCCATGTCCAACTCAGCCCCAATGGTGAACATGCTATGTGGCTAGAATCTCGCTGGGATAAAGATCTCGATAAAAGCCAACAAGATCTTTGGCTACTCGATACCAAAAGCCAGCTACCAAAACGAATGACATTCACTAATGAAAGTGAATCCAGCCCTCAATGGAGCCCAGATGGTCAATATATTTACTACCTACGCAAAGTAAAACAAGACCAGACTAAGGTTCCTCATAAAGAGAAACCTCAAATATTTAGACTATCTGTCAATGGTGGTGATAATCAACCAATGACAACAGAAATTGACGGCATTACGCACTTTCAGTTAAGTAATGACGGTAAAAACCTCTACTTCTTAACCACAAAAACAATCCAAGATAAAGATGAATGGGCATCAATGCGGACTGCACATTCTACGCCTAAATATGGCCACGGTGAACGTAAAACCAATCCACTTTACCAACTTGATCTACAGCATTTCAAACAACAGCTATTACTCGATGATGATAAAGTGGTATGGGATTTTAAGGTCAGTCCTGACGGCAGTAAAATTGCTAGGATCACGACCAATGATAACGAACTCGTTCACCTCGAGGGTTGGTCTGACATCGAAATCTTTAACACTAAAACACAAGCCAGCAGCACATTGATAGATACTCAATGGCGAGACAAGGCCCCATCTCCTTATGGCTGGCTACTTGGGCTAGCTTGGCAAGATAACAGTACCGACTTAGCCTTCAGAATCGATTTTGATGGTCATCCTGGTCAACTCTATATCGCCAACACCACCGCACTTGACAAACCTGCTCTTGAAATCAAACCAAGCGGCGATGTTACATTACATTCTAGCGACATAAAATGGCGACCGAATAGCCACGAAATTTGTTATCGCGGCGCCGACCATGGCCGCATAAAACTCTTTTGTACTGAAATAGACGATAACAAGCAAAAAGAGACACGTAACGTCATCCAAGGTGATAGGGTTATCGGTAGCTATAGCTTTACCCACGATGGAAAAAAGGTGGCCTTTAGTCACAACGGTCTCGATCACTTCGCTGACATGTTTATTGCCGATGCCAATAGTCAACACACTAGCCCGAAACGTCTGAGTCATATCAATCCACAAGTCGACAGTTGGAAATTACCTCAAATTTCAATCGTTAAATGGACTGCACCTGATGGCACTCAAATCGAAGGTATCTTAGATCTGCCTGCTGACTACACAAAAGAAGAGGGTCCGCTGCCGTTAATTGTTCAACTACACGGCGGGCCAACTGCGGCGACCCCATATGCACTGCAGCATCGCTCATACGGACGTTCAACTTTCACAGCCAATGGTTGGGCACTGTTATCGCCTAATTACCGTGGCTCTACTGGTTATGGCAATAAATTTATCACTGATCTTATTGGTCAAGAGCACGTTATTGAAGTTAATGACATAATGTCTGGTGTCGATCACCTGATAGCAAAAGGCATAGTCGACGGCGATAAAATGGCTGTGATGGGTTGGAGTAATGGTGGCTACTTAACCAATGCGATTATTAGTACCAACCAACGTTTTAAAGCAGCCAGTTCAGGTGCAGGTGTCTTTGATCAAAATCTACAATGGATGCTAGAAGACACACCAGGTCATGTGGTCAACTTTATGCAAGGTTTACCTTGGGAAAAACCCGATGCTTATCGCCATGGCTCATCTCTGAGCCACGCAGATAAAATAAAAACCCCCACTTTAATTCATATTGGTGAGAAGGATCAACGTGTCCCATTAGGCCATGCACAAGGACTATATCGTGCACTTAAACATTACCTTAATGTTCCCGTTGAACTTGTCGTCTACCCTGAAGAGGCTCATGGCTTAAGTCAATACCAACATAAAAAAGCTAAAATGGAATGGGATCAAAAATGGTTCAATCACTATACCTTAGGCAAAGAGATTAATTAA
- a CDS encoding YSC84-related protein — MTKRILAICLIIGFTFTQTVLADDIYPDTIAKFKQANDTHKFFDNAYGYAIFPTVGKGGFGIGAAYGKGKVFRDQDHTGNTSLTQLSLGFQIGGQAYSEIIFFKNAAAYEAFTSGSFEFNAQASAVAINIGANAQAGTTGNSSGAGDKMAKASYINGMAVYTMAKGGLMFEAALAGQSFTFEEN; from the coding sequence ATGACAAAACGCATTTTAGCAATATGCCTAATTATCGGTTTTACGTTCACCCAAACAGTGCTCGCTGACGACATATATCCAGATACAATCGCCAAGTTTAAACAAGCCAACGATACACATAAGTTTTTCGACAATGCTTACGGTTATGCTATTTTCCCAACCGTCGGAAAAGGGGGATTTGGAATCGGTGCTGCTTACGGTAAAGGCAAAGTTTTTCGTGATCAAGATCACACAGGAAATACAAGTCTAACGCAGTTATCTTTGGGGTTTCAGATCGGAGGTCAAGCCTATAGTGAGATCATTTTCTTTAAAAATGCCGCAGCCTATGAAGCGTTCACCAGCGGCAGTTTCGAATTTAATGCCCAAGCTTCAGCTGTTGCTATTAACATAGGGGCTAATGCACAAGCAGGTACTACAGGTAACTCTAGCGGTGCTGGTGACAAGATGGCTAAAGCTTCGTACATCAATGGAATGGCTGTCTATACCATGGCTAAAGGTGGATTAATGTTCGAAGCAGCATTAGCTGGCCAGTCATTCACCTTCGAAGAAAACTAA
- a CDS encoding LysR family transcriptional regulator encodes MFIKNEQKRLAYQMLVFDEIIKKGSFTAAAESLGHTKSAVSQYVSQLERHLGVRLLNRSTRQLNLTVVGLQLAERSEQLLDLLTTTVTEIESHDQAPTGRIAITAPHAFESNLVTPIVAQLCDEYPNLLPELVFSDERLDLLQQNLDIAISVGPQKDSTYHAILIGKLDSILVASPAYLAKHSVTDNTLHLQNLVVPPWQRQVRLKNSHGEIILFSGEKQLKVNTSISVINSVECGAGIGLVSSIFVRDLLASGRLQRVLCDYQGEMKDVYALHSYQHQLPIVLRRFVERLKMEFNRISAVSHGEIIR; translated from the coding sequence ATGTTCATAAAAAATGAACAAAAGCGCTTAGCTTATCAAATGCTAGTATTTGATGAGATCATTAAAAAAGGTTCTTTTACAGCTGCTGCAGAGTCTTTAGGGCACACTAAATCGGCAGTGAGCCAATATGTGAGTCAGTTAGAAAGGCATTTAGGTGTACGACTTTTGAATCGCAGTACTCGGCAGTTAAATTTGACTGTGGTTGGGTTGCAGCTTGCTGAGCGAAGTGAGCAATTGCTTGATTTACTCACGACAACAGTGACAGAGATTGAGTCTCATGATCAGGCTCCCACGGGACGTATTGCTATTACGGCTCCTCATGCTTTCGAGTCGAATCTGGTGACACCAATAGTCGCTCAACTCTGTGATGAATATCCTAACTTACTACCTGAATTAGTCTTTAGTGATGAGCGGTTAGATTTACTGCAACAAAATTTAGACATTGCAATCTCTGTTGGGCCACAAAAAGATAGCACCTATCATGCAATATTGATTGGTAAGCTCGACAGTATTTTAGTGGCCTCGCCAGCTTATTTGGCAAAACACAGTGTGACTGACAACACGCTGCATTTACAGAATTTAGTTGTTCCGCCTTGGCAGCGACAAGTCAGATTGAAAAACTCTCATGGTGAAATAATCTTATTTAGTGGTGAAAAACAGTTGAAGGTCAATACGTCTATCAGTGTGATTAATAGCGTTGAGTGTGGTGCTGGCATTGGACTTGTCTCTTCCATTTTTGTACGGGACTTACTTGCTTCAGGGCGTTTACAGAGGGTGTTATGTGATTATCAAGGAGAGATGAAAGATGTATATGCACTTCATTCTTACCAGCACCAATTACCGATAGTATTAAGGCGATTTGTAGAGCGCTTAAAGATGGAATTTAACCGAATTAGTGCTGTCAGCCATGGGGAAATAATTCGTTAA
- a CDS encoding isochorismatase family protein: MSQSIRQAVMQASREWIANFNQGDVQACIECYLPEASMQVSPFGHFDGIDAIGAFWNEFAKSGPTQLVYRHVEIKVLNDKQAILSANWSMNIASGFISKELWTLNNDGQWYLEEDDFSVLTQLSAPLEPQKRTALVLVDLQNDYFTGGRFELDNTDKATKQAKTLLTYFRERALPVIHIQHIFKDDNAPFFASNTSGIAIETSVAPLENEPVIVKHQIDSFINTALEQTLIELGIEKLVIVGAMAQACVQTLCRSATNKGYRCEVVSDAIAAPTLSYGEHRFTGSQLVAANLLSLSFGGAEAITSAQWLSDNR, from the coding sequence ATGAGCCAGTCAATACGCCAAGCAGTGATGCAAGCAAGCCGTGAATGGATAGCCAATTTTAACCAAGGTGACGTTCAAGCTTGTATCGAGTGCTACTTACCAGAAGCAAGCATGCAGGTATCGCCATTCGGCCATTTTGATGGTATCGATGCCATAGGTGCATTTTGGAATGAATTCGCTAAAAGTGGACCCACTCAGCTCGTATATCGCCATGTCGAGATTAAAGTCCTGAACGACAAGCAAGCCATATTATCAGCTAACTGGTCCATGAATATTGCCAGCGGCTTTATCAGTAAGGAGCTCTGGACACTCAACAATGATGGTCAATGGTACCTCGAAGAAGATGATTTTAGCGTACTGACTCAATTAAGCGCCCCACTCGAACCACAAAAGCGTACAGCTCTCGTGTTGGTCGACCTGCAAAATGACTATTTTACCGGTGGACGTTTCGAATTAGACAATACCGATAAAGCAACAAAACAAGCTAAAACATTACTGACTTACTTTAGAGAACGAGCATTACCCGTGATCCATATTCAACATATTTTCAAAGATGACAATGCCCCATTCTTTGCCAGCAACACATCAGGAATAGCAATCGAGACGAGCGTCGCACCTCTGGAAAATGAACCTGTTATCGTTAAGCACCAGATAGATAGTTTTATCAACACTGCTTTAGAGCAAACGTTAATAGAACTAGGCATTGAGAAACTGGTGATCGTGGGCGCAATGGCTCAAGCTTGTGTACAAACTCTTTGCCGCAGTGCTACCAACAAGGGCTATCGTTGCGAAGTGGTTAGTGATGCTATTGCCGCGCCAACATTGAGTTATGGTGAACATCGTTTTACTGGATCACAGCTTGTTGCTGCCAATCTACTATCCCTCTCATTCGGAGGAGCTGAAGCGATCACCAGCGCGCAATGGCTAAGTGATAATCGTTAA
- a CDS encoding YgiQ family radical SAM protein yields MQVESTLFTYPKYRSELASPAPFLPMSRKEMNKLGWESCDIIIITGDSYVDHPSFGMAVIGRMLEAQGFRVGIISQPEWSNKHDFMALGKPNLYFGVTSGNMDSMINRYTAERRMRHDDAYTAGDIGGKRPDRAVTVYTQRCKEAFKQVPVIIGGIEASLRRIAHYDYWSDKIRRSVILDAKADILVYGNAERPLVEISHRLAAGEPIAELHNIRGTTVIRKEPTPGWKGMDSRKIDQLHKIDPIPHPYGADDVGCKNLSGPSDVKVFDNNAPKAISVQPARPKPWENTYVLLPSFEKVSTDKYLYAHASRILHQEQNPGCARALFQRHADRAIWVNPPAWPLSTEEMDGVFGLAYARVPHPSYGDDKIPAYDMIKTSINIMRGCFGGCSFCSITEHEGRIIQSRSKESIVNEIKDIQDKVPGFTGVISDLGGPTANMYRLGCKSEKAEKTCRRISCVFPDICGHMDTDHQPTIDLYRAARNVPGIKKVLIASGVRYDLASEDPRYVKELATHHVGGYLKIAPEHTEEGPLNKMMKPGMGTYEKFKELFDKYSKEAGKKQYLIPYFISAHPGTTNEDMVNLALWLKGEKFKLDQVQNFYPSPMANATTIYHTELNSLKNVKHTSEIVTVPKGGRQRKLHKALLRYHDPAGWPIIREALIEMGKEKLIGGGLNCLVPAESRQEREINRSKSKGGNKRLNTGDQEQGGKQAFTRFSEDQFADRKPKNKGAKSGSAVKKGAGATSDGQVNTSVIAKQRPAKKNVWGTTPKHQR; encoded by the coding sequence ATGCAAGTTGAATCCACGTTATTTACGTATCCCAAATACCGCTCTGAACTCGCTAGTCCAGCGCCATTTCTCCCTATGTCTCGTAAAGAAATGAATAAGTTAGGTTGGGAGAGTTGTGACATTATTATCATTACCGGTGATTCTTATGTGGATCATCCCAGTTTCGGCATGGCTGTTATTGGTCGAATGCTTGAAGCTCAGGGCTTTAGAGTCGGCATTATTTCTCAGCCTGAGTGGTCAAATAAGCATGATTTTATGGCACTTGGCAAACCCAATCTCTATTTTGGTGTGACATCGGGCAACATGGATTCAATGATTAACCGTTACACTGCAGAGCGTCGTATGCGCCATGATGATGCTTATACGGCGGGTGACATCGGCGGGAAACGTCCCGATCGTGCTGTGACAGTTTATACCCAGAGATGCAAAGAAGCCTTCAAGCAAGTGCCTGTTATTATCGGTGGCATCGAAGCGAGTTTACGCCGTATCGCACATTATGATTATTGGTCTGATAAAATTCGCCGTAGCGTTATCTTAGATGCCAAAGCAGATATTTTAGTTTACGGTAATGCTGAGCGTCCTTTAGTTGAAATATCTCATCGTCTTGCTGCAGGTGAGCCCATTGCGGAACTGCATAATATTCGTGGTACCACGGTTATTCGCAAAGAACCTACGCCGGGTTGGAAAGGCATGGATTCACGAAAAATAGATCAATTACATAAAATTGATCCCATTCCACATCCCTATGGTGCTGATGATGTGGGCTGTAAGAATTTATCAGGGCCATCAGATGTAAAAGTATTTGATAACAATGCCCCCAAAGCGATAAGCGTACAGCCTGCTAGACCTAAACCATGGGAGAATACCTATGTATTGCTACCCAGCTTTGAGAAGGTATCGACTGATAAATATCTTTATGCCCATGCATCACGTATTTTGCATCAAGAGCAGAATCCAGGTTGTGCACGCGCATTATTTCAGCGCCATGCTGATCGTGCGATTTGGGTCAATCCACCCGCATGGCCTTTATCTACCGAAGAAATGGATGGTGTCTTTGGCTTAGCGTATGCGAGGGTGCCACATCCTTCATATGGCGATGATAAAATTCCTGCCTATGACATGATAAAAACCTCCATTAATATTATGCGTGGTTGTTTTGGCGGCTGTTCTTTTTGCTCTATCACTGAACATGAAGGCCGTATTATTCAAAGTCGTTCAAAAGAATCGATTGTGAATGAGATTAAAGATATTCAAGACAAGGTGCCTGGCTTTACCGGGGTTATTTCAGATTTGGGTGGCCCAACAGCTAACATGTACCGTTTAGGTTGTAAGAGCGAGAAGGCGGAGAAAACCTGTCGTCGTATTTCTTGTGTCTTCCCCGATATTTGTGGCCATATGGATACCGATCATCAACCTACCATTGATTTATATCGAGCAGCGCGTAATGTGCCAGGTATTAAGAAAGTCTTAATTGCATCGGGTGTGCGTTATGATTTGGCATCGGAAGACCCACGTTATGTCAAAGAGCTAGCAACGCATCATGTTGGGGGCTACTTGAAAATTGCACCGGAGCACACCGAAGAGGGCCCGCTGAACAAAATGATGAAACCGGGTATGGGCACTTATGAAAAGTTTAAAGAACTGTTTGATAAGTATTCAAAAGAAGCCGGTAAAAAACAGTATTTGATCCCTTATTTTATCTCGGCCCATCCCGGTACGACTAACGAAGATATGGTCAATTTGGCGTTATGGCTTAAAGGTGAGAAGTTTAAACTGGATCAGGTGCAAAATTTTTATCCTTCACCAATGGCCAATGCCACGACTATTTATCACACTGAACTTAATTCGTTGAAGAATGTGAAGCACACCAGTGAAATTGTCACTGTGCCTAAAGGGGGGCGTCAACGTAAGTTGCATAAAGCCCTATTGCGTTACCACGATCCTGCTGGTTGGCCTATCATTCGTGAGGCGCTTATCGAGATGGGCAAAGAGAAGTTGATAGGTGGTGGGCTTAATTGTTTAGTACCAGCAGAGTCTCGCCAAGAACGTGAAATTAATCGCAGTAAGAGTAAGGGGGGCAACAAGCGCCTAAATACAGGTGATCAAGAGCAAGGTGGCAAGCAAGCCTTTACCCGTTTTTCTGAGGACCAATTTGCTGATCGTAAGCCAAAGAACAAAGGTGCTAAGTCTGGCTCAGCAGTTAAAAAAGGGGCTGGGGCAACCAGTGATGGACAAGTCAATACCTCTGTTATAGCTAAGCAACGTCCGGCTAAGAAAAATGTGTGGGGAACGACGCCTAAGCATCAGAGGTAG
- a CDS encoding threonine/serine exporter ThrE family protein, with amino-acid sequence MNNQEFLEKRSFIISLGKYLHKFGTPAYRLEAHLQSVSHFLGLEGYFLISPTSMTFVLQRNDEQEYNHVARVKPGELDLGSLARTDELVEELISGKRSLNEALGRLDEIANKPNPYGPRLTLLAFGSSAGAFAMLMGTSWNDVLWSSLLGFMVYGLVYRAEHSKRMAEMLEPLAAILCAIAASGISQLDPNINIPVVVLSGIIIFIPGLALTLGLAELAARDLISGTARIMDAGMLLFKLYFGAIFGMVIGTSIFGKAIHFEPDSLPKLAVWSAVPILSMALVIIFKARMKDAPWGILAGIIAFFSSMLGGIYLGESIGIFFGAFTVGVYSNLFARWMKAPASIALLQGIVILVPGSKTYIGLNTLILGESMLNQTHIGSQIFLIFMSLIAGLIFANVAVPPRKTL; translated from the coding sequence GTGAACAATCAAGAGTTTCTTGAGAAACGCAGTTTTATTATTAGCTTAGGGAAGTATCTTCATAAATTTGGGACACCAGCCTATCGACTTGAAGCACACCTTCAATCAGTCTCGCATTTTTTAGGATTAGAAGGCTATTTCTTAATCTCTCCCACATCGATGACATTTGTGCTGCAACGCAATGATGAACAAGAATATAACCATGTCGCCAGAGTCAAACCCGGCGAACTGGATCTCGGCTCATTAGCCCGAACTGATGAACTGGTAGAAGAATTAATATCAGGTAAACGAAGCCTCAACGAAGCATTAGGTCGACTCGATGAGATAGCCAACAAACCTAATCCCTATGGCCCACGACTCACCTTACTGGCATTCGGTAGCTCTGCAGGAGCTTTTGCTATGCTGATGGGAACGAGTTGGAACGATGTATTGTGGTCTTCATTACTCGGATTTATGGTCTATGGCCTAGTCTATCGTGCTGAGCATTCTAAGCGTATGGCCGAAATGCTTGAACCCCTAGCAGCCATTTTATGTGCTATTGCTGCCAGTGGCATTTCACAATTGGATCCTAATATTAATATTCCTGTAGTTGTCTTATCTGGCATTATTATTTTTATTCCAGGTCTAGCACTGACGCTGGGGCTTGCTGAACTCGCTGCCAGAGATCTTATTTCTGGCACGGCCAGAATAATGGATGCCGGTATGCTGCTGTTTAAACTCTATTTTGGCGCCATTTTTGGCATGGTTATCGGTACATCCATATTTGGTAAAGCGATTCATTTCGAACCTGACTCCCTCCCAAAATTGGCCGTTTGGTCTGCAGTGCCCATATTATCAATGGCACTTGTCATCATCTTTAAGGCACGCATGAAAGATGCTCCTTGGGGAATTTTGGCTGGTATCATCGCCTTCTTTTCCTCTATGTTAGGTGGGATCTATCTAGGCGAATCCATCGGTATATTTTTTGGTGCTTTCACCGTTGGGGTATATTCCAATCTGTTTGCTCGCTGGATGAAGGCACCCGCCTCTATCGCTCTTCTGCAGGGAATTGTCATACTGGTACCTGGGAGTAAGACTTATATCGGGCTCAACACTCTGATTTTAGGTGAAAGCATGCTTAATCAGACACATATCGGTAGCCAAATATTTTTGATCTTTATGTCTCTGATCGCAGGCCTAATTTTTGCCAATGTCGCAGTCCCCCCTAGAAAGACGTTATAA
- a CDS encoding SDR family NAD(P)-dependent oxidoreductase, producing MKTIVITGTSRRLGRFLVEQFIEQGDRVFAISRGDQQDVPAIEAAHFHSVQIDGYNKTGVDQAVATIKSQVDRIDLLINNASVFKPDPQDGQEIETLFTEFFQIHMLFPNLLINDLIPLMYDDITPGLVINMTDIYAENPSHEHSLYCSTKAGLENLTRSFAKKYAPGIRCNSIMPGPLKFLPEHSQAQKEQVLKGTLLPFEAGFLPIYQTIEFMMTNSFVTGTAIKVDGGRSLCRG from the coding sequence ATGAAAACGATAGTGATAACAGGAACAAGTCGCCGATTAGGGCGTTTTTTGGTTGAACAATTTATTGAGCAAGGCGATAGAGTATTTGCTATTTCTCGAGGTGACCAACAAGACGTTCCTGCAATAGAGGCGGCACATTTCCATTCAGTTCAAATTGATGGTTACAACAAAACAGGTGTCGACCAAGCGGTTGCTACTATTAAGTCTCAAGTTGACCGTATCGATCTGCTGATAAACAATGCTTCTGTCTTCAAGCCAGATCCCCAAGATGGCCAGGAGATAGAAACCCTATTTACCGAATTTTTTCAGATCCATATGCTCTTCCCTAACCTATTAATTAATGACCTAATTCCACTCATGTATGATGATATTACCCCTGGATTGGTGATTAATATGACCGATATTTACGCCGAAAATCCCAGTCATGAACATTCACTTTATTGCTCAACCAAGGCAGGCCTTGAGAACCTAACTCGCTCATTCGCCAAAAAATATGCCCCCGGAATTCGCTGTAATTCTATTATGCCTGGACCGCTCAAATTTCTCCCCGAACATAGCCAAGCTCAAAAAGAACAGGTACTTAAAGGAACTCTTTTACCGTTCGAAGCAGGCTTTCTTCCTATCTATCAAACCATTGAATTTATGATGACCAATTCTTTTGTCACCGGTACTGCCATAAAGGTCGATGGGGGCAGATCGCTCTGCCGCGGCTAA